ATTATCTTACGTATAATTCCTCATTATCGTGTTTGCAGTCACGCTCATGCAATTCAAGGCAAGTTAGTGCAAATGCTAGCCATGGTTATGTTGATCTGGCAGACGAACAGGTCTTATCCAACACCAAGGACAATATACTGGTATAAATTATAGAGACGATTCTATACGAGCTAGAGAAGCAATAGGAGAAAACCAACAATATGCAGGCCACTATGAAAATTATGGAGCTTTTTGCAGTGCACTGAAGATGTTTAGGTTTAAGAATATGATAATGAGACAGAATGATACTTTAATCTAGATCTTAAAACAAACATCCAACTGTTAACCAAATAATCTTAAATCAGTTAAAATGAAAACCCACTTAATATTTAGTTGCATATCTCTTTCCTAAAGTAACTGCATCAAGCTGTTGATCCACTGACATTACCAAACTGttgctttcttctttttgtcCTTTGTTTTGGGGGTTTTCTTCCTTCAGTTTCTTCAGTTTGGTTAAATGACCTGACCAGTCTAAATCCTTTGATGAAGTCTGTTGTTCTGTTGAAAGTGTGTTTTGAGTCATTGTTTTGCTGCATGATGAAGTTCCTCCCAATTCGATTAGatgcccccttttttttttttctaaattgccGGTTTCGCAGCTAGCAACATGAGTTACATCATCAATAAACATTAACGTGGCGTTTCCAGAAGCAGCCATGACACGTCCTCCACTGTTCTGGattaaaaagtttataaattTTGTGTTGTGAGTCAATTCCTTCTTCACATTCTAAATAGTTGAATTGGCTATTCCCAATGCTTGTGCAGTGGATCTGAtcgatttcctttttttatcagCTTTAAAATGGTTTGCATTTCTCCCATGGAACGCTCCTTAGTCTTCATGTTggtttaacctttttttaaaacaacgaATGCAGTCTTCTCAGGGCTCAAGCAAAGAGTAGACGTTCAGAGGTATCTAGCAGGTCAAATGTTCCAGTATTTTAGATAACTTAAAACATAGGATATAGGaagtttaaagcattaaaatataaagatcATCTTAGTCTCATCTTTGGATTTTAAACGCAGTTGtcttaagttaagcctttatttgtcacatatacattacagcacagtgaaatccgctttgcatatcccagcaaGTATTGGTCTTGCTGTTCCATAACTTTTGGAGAGGACTATATACTAACGTTTGTATGTATGACAAATGCACCCATTTCTGTCCACCAATTTATAGCAACACACCTGAGTACTGCTTATGATGGGCTGATGTCTCCCACACTACCCCAAAGAGGTGcctgtaattgttttaaaatatttaatatacctTGCTCATCAGGAAGCTCTTTCCAAGTCTATGCTTTGCCTGATTGGACCCATCATGTTAACATAGACATCTTCTGTTGCTGCCTAACACAAAGTATGTAAGCAAAACAATTCccgctatctgttttcacccaaatgaggataggttccctgttgagtctggttcctcgtaaggtttcttcctactggcatctcagggagtttttcttgtCGCCACAGCCCTCTGCTTGCTCATTTGGGACAATCTGAGCAtcttgatttatacacattttctcaaatcTCAtatacatttccataattttcttttgattttgtggAGCTGCTTTGAGACATTGACAGTTGGTAAAAGcgatatatataaattagattgaattgaattaaatcatCTTTCAGGGTACAAGGAAGATGTAGGTGCATGtgtcatacttttttttgtcctgcctgtcttcaaaaaaaaaagtaagcccTGTCTTCTTCACCACAACACCTAAATTAGCACAATGTTCTTTTcttgtaaaaagaaagaaaaaagaaaaaaaaacttgctatgtcttgtttgttttacttcccCACAGGGTTTCTGGACTAATATATTCTTATGAGCGTCTTTTAAAGGCCATgattatatatgtttatgtaaatgaaatgCAGTGCAACTGGGATTTTTTACTCGCTTCTGTTGCAAAGTCagcattttatgtttaaaaatgtaacccCCTGCTGATTGATTTCCACCGAAATAATTAAACAGTGTAAATGCAATGCTTTCGCAGTACCATCTGTGTTGTATTGTAGTCTGTCTCATACTGAATCTTCTACATAATTACAGTGTGTTGAGATCTCACATGATTCTGGTTCTGATGCAGTTAACCAAAGACTCTTAGCAATATGATGAGTTTAACATTACAAATGTCAATCAGACAAAAATGACCTTTAGACAAAGTATGTCTTACAGTATAAGACAATATTTATGATTATGTTAGTAACTCACTCAAACTGCTTGATCTTTAATGAGTTATGATTAGTATTTTGCAGGTTATAGTATATGTCAGAGCTttttacacagtttttttttcctgtatgttCCCATTAGTCACATAGATCAACTCAGCTTTTAaacaggaaatgtttttttctgcaaaaaagaGACCACTTCCTCATCTTCATATACTTGAGAATCATAGAGTTATTGAGCTAACGGAGCTTTAACCTTGGAATATCCTACAAACATTAATATATACTACTAAACAATGCATCCTATAAAAGGTGGAGACAACTGCACAAAATATAGTAAGTGGAATATCTGTGTGTGCGCTTTTAAGCATATAGTTAGAAACTTTTGGTAAGGCGAGTGCTGCCTTAAAGAACAGGAAATAATACGAACAGAAACATAGCAATCGTGTTTTTCAGACAGTTctttttaacgtttttttttttcccccctaaattCCCTTAATATTGCCCCTTAgttttatgttgtattttgtAATGGCTTGCTTAATGGTATcattgcataaaaaaagaagattaaaTAGATAATGTTTAAGTAGTTGTAtgagtttcattaaaaaaaataaagtacttaatgcttcttaatcagcattttattttctggCTCTTTTTCAAAACTCATGAGGCAGATGTTTAGATGAATTGTGCAATAGCTTTTTTTCCACAGATGGGTGCAAAACACAGATAAGAGCACAATGCACATTTtgaataattgtaattatagcTCAGCACTTTTACAAGATAATAATCTGTTACAAATTGGGTATTGTACATTTGAGTGGAAGTGACCTTAAttaactgagagagagagagagagagagagagagagagaataaatgtGGGTATGTTTGTATGTACGCCTGCCGACTTGCAGAAGTTGAAAGCAGTATGCTTGTTCTTTTTTAGGGCCAGCAAATCTGCAGTCACAGCCATCTTCTCCACAGTCTCGCTGCTCTTCTCCTTCAGTCTCCAGCAGCAAGCTCATTTCTTCATcccaaaaacacagcaaaaaagCGCTTAAACAGGTGCATATGACACAACTCATTTAATCTTTCCGTACACAGATTGTTTTTGTTATCTGTGTATGTAGTGTGTTGTATTAGCATACTGTACAGGCAAATACATTTAAGAATTAAAAGTTcattaaacaaatgtaaatatatatttgatgaTGTAACATAAGCGATTTAggaatgtaatgtaattttataacTTCAGTGACCGGATGATATATATCTAGCTAACAAGATTGCGTTTTCAGGCTctgaaacagcagcagcagaggAATCAGCGTCGTCAATGTGGGATCCCCACAGCATCCAGCCCACGACTTCTACTTAAAACTATGGCTGATTCAGCATCCTCCAAGACTGGTATGCTTTCTAATTCATTGTACTTTACTTTTCTCAGGAAATGGAGTCAGCTTACAGATTacatttgtaaaaatagtttatatcatattattcatcattcattaatttattggcGAATATAATACTAATATAATTTAAACTATCAGCACTACTGAATTAATAATCAAAGTGGGAGGGTGTATATTTTTTGAAAACTGAACATAAACTTTTTGCAACAATTTTTTCCTTCTATTTAACATGTATGTGTTGTAAAATCACCATTAATAGTTTTCTTTACCGGAAAAAtaccaataaaaaaatcactacaAGTCTAATACTACAGTACTACCAGGAGATTCATGTTCATGATGAGTGTATGTAAACCTCTGACATCAACTGTATATTATTAGTTAGATTAAGCATAGCAATTATGCATAGTGAATAAGCAGTATACTATACTGTTAGTACAACTAAAAGTAAAAATCGATGCTTCTTCCTGTTGTAGGCTGGGAACTAAAACAGTCAGAGCGTTGCCCTGCCAGTCCACAGAACTCCACCTCTAGCTCGTCTTCCTCTGTCAAAGCAGAAACGTGCCACAACACCAGTTCCCGGAAGATTTCTCAGCGTTCCAGTCGGCTCAATGCtcgtaaatgtttttatttgttttttattttattttttgtttttgtccattTAGTTTTTTGCTAACAACTAAACAGACATTTCTCATCTTTTTTAGGCCAGTTAAGACGAACCAAGTGTGAGATTGATGTAGAGACGCCTGATTCCATCCTGGTCAACACTAATCTACGGGCCTtaattaacaaacacacattttccatGTTGCCCCCTGATTGTCAGCAGAAACTTCTTAAGCTGTTGCCAGAGATTGACCAGCAGGTATGTGAATATGATAATAAAAGTTATACAATTTCTATTGTTTATAGTGGAAATAACCaatgttaaatatacagtaaattgcaTAGTGTTACACTTATTGAAATGACAGATTAGTGTCATCCTGTATTCTAGTCATGCATGGATGGACTCCTGAGGGTAACTAGTTCTGCTTTGAACAATGAGTTTTTCACATCTGCGGCACAATCCTGGAAGGAGAGGTTAGCCGAAGGTATGTTACTTTACTGGTGCTGATACCTTACAAAGACCTTTTGTAAAATATGACCACAATGCATAGTGAAATCTGTTTCATGGTAATTCCTGCAGGTGAGTTCACCCCAGAGTTAAGACTAAGGATGCGGCAAGAGattgaaaaagagaagaaagtgGAGCACTGGAAAGAGCACTTCTTTGAAAATTTCTACGGCGAGCAGTAAGTATGTCTGTTGTACCAAATGTTTATTTCTTCAACCAGATTAGAGATCATGTTGGACTAAAATGAGTGTAACATTTATATCAAGCCCATATTTATTCCAGATCCGGATTAAGCCTTGAGGAATCCAGAGAGCTGACAAAGACTGAAAGCACTTCTACGCCAGCTAAAGACTCACCCCGGCCTGGAAAAACAGAGTCTAGCACAGAAGCACAGAAGCCAAACCACACTGTTGAGATCACCCACAAGGAGCTGAGATCCAGGGAGGTGAAAACATTAGTGTCCATAAGTCATTCAGAACCAGAGTCCTTCCATACTGAACCAATCAGTGAAAGTCATTCAGCTTCCGATGAGGTGTCTTCAAATACAAAGACTGCCTCTTTGACACAAGAGGAATCCACACCTACGGTAAAGAAATTGGTGGAACCGCTAACTTCGAGGGTGGAAGAAAATGTACAAGAGAGCAAGACTAATAGCCCAACATCTGCCCAAGAATCTAGCTCTAAAGAAAATGATACCATAGAGAGTGAGTCTGTTAAGGTTGAGGGGGTTGTGTCACAAGCGTCTGAAGTTACCACTGAGTCATTAAAGCGGAAACTCTCCAGTGGACAAGAAGTAGAAGAAAAGAAACCTCGCGTGGCAGAGGGGTCACCCCCAACCCCAACAGAAGGCTCAACCTCACTGCGAACACAAGACTCACCTCCAGCCACAACTGCACAACAGAGAGTGCCACCTCTTAAAGTAGGCTTTACTTTTACCTCTTATTCACATTTCTGTTTTGttgcatttgatttttttttcagctgcttAAGCTGTTTCTAAATATTTCTAGATCCCTGTGTCACGAATCCTGTCAGCCCCTGGAGCTTCAGGCCAAGTTTCTCCAAGGACTCCTCATCCTTTGACACCACCAAGTATCCGGCCAGGATGCACCGGTGCACGCACTTTAGCTGACATCAAAGCTAAAGCCAAACTAGCTCGGGAACAACGTGCTGCAGCGGCTGCAGCAGCAGGTGCACCACGTAGAGGATCCATTTCAGGACCTAGCTCATCCGGATGTACCTCCACACCTTCCCCAGTGCGGTCATTATCAGAAGAGTTTTCACCAGCAAGCACTAGAAGCCAATCTGTATCTCCAGTAAAGATTAGCTCAGTGTCTCCTGCTCTTGAGAGCACAGGAGTTCTCTCACATACCTCTCCTTCTTCAGGTGCAACTGTGCTAATGGACCATAGTTTTGTTCAAAGCTCTAGCACAAATCGATTTTTTTCTAAAGAAGACAGGTCCTTTATGGGTGCCCAAATGACTGAGCATGCATCAAATCCTCATTTAAACGAAAATTGTGTTCATTTCTCTGTTGGTGAAATGCAAATATCACCTACAAATATTCTGTCGTACGGCCAGAAAGCACAAGAAGCACCTTTGCCAGGGACTGCAGCAATCAAACCCAACTCCTCAATTCCTGCCAATAATCCACTTGTCGCTCAGCTCCTTCAAGGTAAAGAAATTCCCTTGGAGAAGATTCTTCCAAAAGCACATGCCAAGATAAATGTGCAGCCTGCGACTGCTGTAACACAAGATAAAGGGAACCTGGCTGGTAAGACATCAGAGACAGGCAAGGAAAAACCTGTAAATACAGATGACATTAGCAGATCTAGACTGCCTCATTACTCAGGCAGACCTGGGACCAGTGTGGACAAGCTGGACAAAAACACCCAGGAGCAGATTCTCCATGTTTTAAGGAACAGAAGTCAGCAGAGCCAAATCTCTCAGCCTTCCCAGTTTGAGCCCTGTCTACTCGGCTATCCAGAAAATTCTAACGACCAGCCAAGGTTCCAACTAGGTCTCATTGGACGAAAAAGGGTGTCTAAACCTGCCATGACCGGGCACTATCTCCTAAATATCTCCACATATGGGAGAGGGTCTGAGAGCAGCAAACGTCCCCATCTGGCCAATGTAAAGAGAGAAAAGGTGGAAGGAGAACAGAAAGGCGGAGCAGAACCTAAAGAAGGCCGTCATGCTTCTTTAAAAGGACATTCGAAACCTCCTGGTATTAAAGTTGAACAGCAAGGATTTCACATCACAAAACCAGATGATGCACCAGGATATCAGCACTGTCCTCAAGTAAAGGTAGAATCCCAGTCACTGAGTTGTTCGTCTAGTAAAGAAGCTGGCACTTCTACAAGAACCAAAGAAATCTCTCCAAGGTTACACCTCGACACCAGTAAACAGGGTATCTCAGGGCCACGTCTTTCGAGTGACTGTAAGCCACAAATAACTTCCTTCCAGTCACAGAGGTCACAGGATGGCCAAGAAACAATGACGGGTACTTTCTATGGTGGCACTATCAGCATGTCCATGCCTCACCCAATAAATCATAGCATCACTGACTCTGGGGCATCTCCTACGGTTACATGCAGTAATGAGAACACCAGCGAGGGGATGATGTCATTTTCCGTAACTGTCACTGCCATACCTGCGGGTCACCTTCTCGATCAGGGTAAAGGTGAGACCTCGCCCGAGCAGTCTTTCATAGAAGCTTCTGGAATGGAGGACGTCCAGTCAAAATGCTACTGTCGGCTAAAGGCCATGATCATGTGCAAGGGCTGTGGCGCTTTCTGTCATGATGACTGCATTGGACCCTCCAAACTGTGTGTTTCCTGCTTGGTGGTACGATAATGGTGATGAGGACCAAAGGTGATCTTAAAGGTCGACTCTAGAGTAAGTGCGAAGCTGTTCAAGCAAATGGTGAACTTCTCACCGTGGCAGTATGTCAATAGGAGTTTGGCTTTTATGCTGTTGATCTCTGGCTTTCCAGACAATTtgtatgtacatgtacataATGTGtgcaatgtaaagtaaaaacttCCTCTCGGTTTATTTACTGAAAACTGAGCACCTTGTTCTAGATGCAAAACTTCTCGAATAGTGGCAATATATAAACAGTGGTCatgttcttatatatatatatatatatatatatatataagaacaaGTAAACTCCTATTTTTGTAAATCTGACTATCATGGCCatccctttctttttcttcctattaaatcaatcaattacttcacttatatttttaatactgtgCAGTTGGATCACTAACAATAATATGTACTTTATTCAGCAAAGCAATTTTTGTTGAATAGTTTAAGCCTTAGTAACTTAAGCAAAAGATCCAGACAGCTAAAATACCAATTATATATTGAGAATTACtgtgaatattaaaaaaaaaattaattacttgCCTTATGCCTAGGCTAGAAGTGGTACCCTTATATATGAGTAGCATCAATGGTAAATATAAGCATGAAGTTATTTATGGAGCAGAAGGGACTAAATACCACGGGCTAGCACTAAtctttaatcacttttttttttatatatcatgGAATATAAGGACTGGATTATTTTGGTAACTGAAAGTGGCAATAATTTGtacatttgttatatttattaaaataataatcaaaatcatCTAAATTTAAGAGAGAATCAAATTCCCTTATACCTAGCTTATTTTTAGGGTTGCACTTTtgtataaaaactaaaatgGTAACTTGAATGGACTGCTCGCTGTGTAGTATGTTGTGAGTAAGTCGATTAGGATGGGAGCTAAAGCACTTCTCAATTAAATAATCTAATGTTCCCTCTCAGGAGCAAACCCAGGTCTTTGTCATGTCATGTTGTTCACTAGTGAGGAGTCTGAACTGATAACAAGGTTCTAAGACTGTAGATATTCTTTTAAAaggaatcagtttttttttgttttttaaacataatgttGATTAATATAATCCAATGTGCATAagaaattgttttgtttatgtaaatatatgcTTTTCTGAGGTTTCATTCTCACTACTTTTTATTGCCTTTTATCTGTGGCATATGGAGCCCCTAAAGGgacatgaaagaaaaagaaatacatagaAGAAAACAAATtgtgcttaaaaatgtttaagggaaaaaaacaaattgttCTTTTATTCAGAGATTGCAAAACCCTGAGTGACATATGGCATATAATTGCGGATCCTTAAAACAGCGCTTACAAACATGATTTAAGCCCTGCCTTTATTCATTCTTCATTCATAATAGACGAGACCGAAGGCAGGATTTCGTAACCACTCACAAGCAGTTTTGCAATCGTTCtttgtttatcatttatataatcAGCATTATTATCTATAAAATCATGTAATTATGCATAAATTTGACACTCAGATTTACTAACTAACAAATATTGTGCCAAATTGGGCTAAAAACAAGATGTTTAAAGAGCTGGCTCTGTAGGTTTCTAATAGATCATTGGCTTGAAGAATTTGGTCTTGTCTATAATAATGCAGAAGGCGGGATTTCTTCATTTTACACAGAGGCTTGCTGATGGCCCCATCACACTTTAACTGCGACCATGAAGTTCCCACAACATcccaaaaatatttaagc
This genomic stretch from Clarias gariepinus isolate MV-2021 ecotype Netherlands chromosome 13, CGAR_prim_01v2, whole genome shotgun sequence harbors:
- the asxl2 gene encoding putative Polycomb group protein ASXL2 isoform X2, producing the protein MHPIKGGDNCTKYRPANLQSQPSSPQSRCSSPSVSSSKLISSSQKHSKKALKQALKQQQQRNQRRQCGIPTASSPRLLLKTMADSASSKTGWELKQSERCPASPQNSTSSSSSSVKAETCHNTSSRKISQRSSRLNARQLRRTKCEIDVETPDSILVNTNLRALINKHTFSMLPPDCQQKLLKLLPEIDQQSCMDGLLRVTSSALNNEFFTSAAQSWKERLAEGEFTPELRLRMRQEIEKEKKVEHWKEHFFENFYGEQSGLSLEESRELTKTESTSTPAKDSPRPGKTESSTEAQKPNHTVEITHKELRSREVKTLVSISHSEPESFHTEPISESHSASDEVSSNTKTASLTQEESTPTVKKLVEPLTSRVEENVQESKTNSPTSAQESSSKENDTIESESVKVEGVVSQASEVTTESLKRKLSSGQEVEEKKPRVAEGSPPTPTEGSTSLRTQDSPPATTAQQRVPPLKIPVSRILSAPGASGQVSPRTPHPLTPPSIRPGCTGARTLADIKAKAKLAREQRAAAAAAAGAPRRGSISGPSSSGCTSTPSPVRSLSEEFSPASTRSQSVSPVKISSVSPALESTGVLSHTSPSSGATVLMDHSFVQSSSTNRFFSKEDRSFMGAQMTEHASNPHLNENCVHFSVGEMQISPTNILSYGQKAQEAPLPGTAAIKPNSSIPANNPLVAQLLQGKEIPLEKILPKAHAKINVQPATAVTQDKGNLAGKTSETGKEKPVNTDDISRSRLPHYSGRPGTSVDKLDKNTQEQILHVLRNRSQQSQISQPSQFEPCLLGYPENSNDQPRFQLGLIGRKRVSKPAMTGHYLLNISTYGRGSESSKRPHLANVKREKVEGEQKGGAEPKEGRHASLKGHSKPPGIKVEQQGFHITKPDDAPGYQHCPQVKVESQSLSCSSSKEAGTSTRTKEISPRLHLDTSKQGISGPRLSSDCKPQITSFQSQRSQDGQETMTGTFYGGTISMSMPHPINHSITDSGASPTVTCSNENTSEGMMSFSVTVTAIPAGHLLDQGKGETSPEQSFIEASGMEDVQSKCYCRLKAMIMCKGCGAFCHDDCIGPSKLCVSCLVVR
- the asxl2 gene encoding putative Polycomb group protein ASXL2 isoform X1 gives rise to the protein MRERQKKKKGRTWAEAAKTVLEKYPNTPMSHKEILQVIQRERLKEISGTSPLACLNAMLHTNSRGEEGIFYKVPGRMGVYTLKKDIADVVKELSEEASEDSSDNLSDTRNAENNTSGSSKEGSRGRWKRRGPANLQSQPSSPQSRCSSPSVSSSKLISSSQKHSKKALKQALKQQQQRNQRRQCGIPTASSPRLLLKTMADSASSKTGWELKQSERCPASPQNSTSSSSSSVKAETCHNTSSRKISQRSSRLNARQLRRTKCEIDVETPDSILVNTNLRALINKHTFSMLPPDCQQKLLKLLPEIDQQSCMDGLLRVTSSALNNEFFTSAAQSWKERLAEGEFTPELRLRMRQEIEKEKKVEHWKEHFFENFYGEQSGLSLEESRELTKTESTSTPAKDSPRPGKTESSTEAQKPNHTVEITHKELRSREVKTLVSISHSEPESFHTEPISESHSASDEVSSNTKTASLTQEESTPTVKKLVEPLTSRVEENVQESKTNSPTSAQESSSKENDTIESESVKVEGVVSQASEVTTESLKRKLSSGQEVEEKKPRVAEGSPPTPTEGSTSLRTQDSPPATTAQQRVPPLKIPVSRILSAPGASGQVSPRTPHPLTPPSIRPGCTGARTLADIKAKAKLAREQRAAAAAAAGAPRRGSISGPSSSGCTSTPSPVRSLSEEFSPASTRSQSVSPVKISSVSPALESTGVLSHTSPSSGATVLMDHSFVQSSSTNRFFSKEDRSFMGAQMTEHASNPHLNENCVHFSVGEMQISPTNILSYGQKAQEAPLPGTAAIKPNSSIPANNPLVAQLLQGKEIPLEKILPKAHAKINVQPATAVTQDKGNLAGKTSETGKEKPVNTDDISRSRLPHYSGRPGTSVDKLDKNTQEQILHVLRNRSQQSQISQPSQFEPCLLGYPENSNDQPRFQLGLIGRKRVSKPAMTGHYLLNISTYGRGSESSKRPHLANVKREKVEGEQKGGAEPKEGRHASLKGHSKPPGIKVEQQGFHITKPDDAPGYQHCPQVKVESQSLSCSSSKEAGTSTRTKEISPRLHLDTSKQGISGPRLSSDCKPQITSFQSQRSQDGQETMTGTFYGGTISMSMPHPINHSITDSGASPTVTCSNENTSEGMMSFSVTVTAIPAGHLLDQGKGETSPEQSFIEASGMEDVQSKCYCRLKAMIMCKGCGAFCHDDCIGPSKLCVSCLVVR